The genomic segment AGAAGACTCGCTGCCTTCCTTACCACCTTCCAGTTCTCCCCCTCACTGAAAGAAAATGGTGTCAAATTCAGGAACAGTCTTGTAAAACTAGTGGAAAATGTGAGCTGACAAAAAAATTAGGCAGGGTAGAGGGGAGTCATGCGAACCCAGTGCTTAGCTGTATAATTTGTTCTCCACCACTGGATCTGAGCATAGTTACCATTGTTTCCTCTGATAAACGCATCCCCATATTTATTCTTCAGTTGTCCATTTACATATTCTTCTGTCTGTTCCAAAGCTATGTTCATGTATCCATCCAGGCAAGCCAGAACACCTGATAAACAGAAATCCCACAAAACAGCTCAGATTATAGAACTACAATTTTCCTAATCAAACACGGCATTAATTGCAAGTTAGGGAAACTAATGGAAACATACAGCCAGTGAGAATGTGGGACAGATACGGGACAACAGCCGCCGTATACTCATCCACACTGTGAAGTGATCAAGTCACTATCCATCATTTgttaaaggaaataaaacaatCATTGCCGCACACAAGCCATGTAACAAGATCTACAGCTTCTCTTCTAAAAGCTGGTAATGCTATTCATTCACTGATGGATTCTGAGGAGACTTGGCATTCTGCAGTAAAGAGCCATGAATTTGCAGGGCAGAGGAACACCATGATTAATGGAACAATGGGAAGAAGCAGCCCTGTACACGAGGTGAGGTCTTTTCCCTTTTTCATATATGCAATAGTACAGATATATTCATACTCTGCATATAGACTTTGCCAGTAGTTTACTCCAGTTATGTTGTTATTAAAAACCCTATTTATATAGGAACCCTTTTTTCAGTTCCACAACATGAATTACAGCTGCCCTTTATAACTATAGAATTCAAGTAGAAAGTTGACTGGGATTTAGGAATTTGTTTAGAAAAATACATAttagaattatatatatatatatatatatatatatatatatatatatatatagagagagagagagagagagagagaaatatattTCTAGGAGTCATAAAGGATTGAAAAGGCACATAAAGCAAATCCGGTTGATTTCAAAACCGGTAATAGGTAAGTGTGCTTAAAATCAGAATACTGGTCTTTACacctttttttaataaaaaaagtaACAACACGACCAATGTTCTCGAAGTCCACACATTACTAATTGTTACACCAGTATAGGACTGATGTTACATGAGATCATACAATGCCATCACAGATAGCGAGCTATGCCAGTATAGATGTTACTTAATGTCAGACTTCAATTCTAAATAACTTCTGTTATAATCAAGACCACCAAATGAATGAACATCTCTACAAATTTACCTGGACACAATCCTGAATGCCATTTAAGAGCTCCCATAGCATCAAAAAGTGTATACTGTTGCTTATATATTTTTATGCACATTATGTTTTATTCAGGAAGCAGGCACAGAAAACACTACCTAAGGATGGTGGTTACTATGCAGTTTAACTTTGCTGATGACTTTGCCCTTCTGTTTTCTATTTTTCAAATGAGGAAGTTTCTGGCTGTCTAAAGAGATACTAAAATCATGAAAACAGTCCTACCCTTTCACAGTGGCACAATGATGTATGTATGTTCCATATTTATCATTTAGCTTAAAGATGTATATAATTTCAGTAAACAACCTCAAATGTGGATTAGAACATACTGAAATAATACAACACACTCAGATGAACAATGCTCCTGTTCCTGGCTTGTCCTTTAGAGGTGCACACAATGAACATTTTCAGATGAATGATGTTCCTTACTCATCTTTTAGGGGAGCAGCAACTACAAAAAACACTGGAGGGACCAAACAATATAATTTGTGAGTGCCCTAgcaatctttgtgtgtgtgttggggggggggaggggagatcacAGTTTGCCCCTAGAAGAAGTACTCTGCCAAGCTACACTAGTTGTAACTGTCTCTAGTGGGGAAAAAGCTCCCTACCTGGACCCAATACTATGTATGCCCTGACTCATCTCTTCCTTGAGACAAAATAGTGATCACTGTGAGCTCATCAACCAAAGGCCAGTGATTCCAGAGGTCAAAAGGTAGAGGGCACAGTTCAGCCTTCATCTACAGTCCTCAGAAGAGCTAGGAAAAGataccaaaataaaaataattctaaagaggaattttattttttattaaaataaaacatctATACCTGCCTTTTATCAGGGTTCAAGGAATATGAAAGAGCCCAAGCAATTGTTTTAGTTAAGCAGTACCACATGACCACATAGTCATGACTCTGTACTCTCTTGTTTAAGAGTATGCTAAATACCAAAATCTATCACTAAAATTTTAATCTATATTCCCAAATGTGCATGAGTTAACTCACAGGATATTCCTCTGCAACAAGAGAATGTTTATTTCTGCAAGGAATGTTTACAGATCTACAGTTTTGCTGCAATTAAATCGTTTCAGCATTTAACTCAGATTTATCATTCTATAATTCAAATGCTACTTGGAAAACATTTCCAAGCATTTCTCTGAACCATTCTGTTCAGAGTGAATTATGGGTTAGCATTACAGGGAAGCATTGTGAGCACCTTGTGCTCCTATACAGAAATACACAATTATGATCTTTACTGTGAGTTGCAAATATCAACAGAGAAGCAGCATCCTATCTCAGTGTGAAGCTAGACTACAAAATAACTAAACCTACTAAAGCACTGTGTGACCTaccttttaattgctgtttttaggtctttttacatattttaactgCTTTTAATTTCTTGTAGTGATGTTCTGAGAggctgattttaatggttttaatgagaTCCAGTggtcagagtgctggactaggatctgagaggccCAGATTTAAATCCTCATTTTGCTCAGTtgttttgggccagtcacactctcagaACCTAACCTTCtttacagggttattgtgaagatacaATGGGGGAAAGGGAAATGATATAAGTCACTTTTGGTTTACCACTGGGGAGAATGGAGGAATATAAAATAAAGGaagtaattaaaattaataatcaattacctttaaaatgttatgttagcacatatgttttaaattgttagctgccttggtggcccttgtgagggcagaaaggcaggacataCATTTTGTACATAAATAAACCATAAAGATTACTGATCTTGCACTACCAAGTCTCTATAGATTTCATAGAATTTAAAGACTAATCAGATGGGTGACTGTATGAAGGCTGCAAGAAACTGAACAATCAGCACGCTGCAAAAGTACCTAGTCTGTATTAATTTACATATTCTTACCTTTGTTATAATATACATACACATAGAACGTTAAAGAACTCACCCTCACAGGAACTGTATTAATGACTTCTTCCCTGTCTGAAATACCACAAATATATCAACATATCCAGAGAAGGAAGGGTAGAAAAACTTACCTCGATAATCAACTCCAGAATTTAACTTCACAACAACTGGTCTTCCTATTATTTGTTTCAAAAAATCACTCGGGGTTTGTTTCCGTAGACTCATTTTGACAAAAGAAGAAACTACATAAAGagacagaaaaatacaaaaatggcTGAAAAGCAGAACACAAAACAGATCACAAACAAGCGCTCAGCAAACAGGCAGTATGGTAGTTCTTAAAAGTGTTCTCTAGGGAAATAAATATCAAACAGCAGAATAAAAAAGAGAAACCTTTGTTGAACAGAGGCGTAAAACTGCAGCAGTACAGTCATTGTACAAAACTACCCTCTAAACCACATGCAGCTTGATATTCTTAATAAGCTTCGTCTATGATTATCTAAGACATCTGTTCACCATACATCTTCACTTGAAACATTCAAAGCAGTCAGGCATGGCTTATTTTCCATATATGAGATTTTTCCTACAGAACACATTTGTTCAAATGATTTCAGCATTCTGGACATGAATTATATATAACTAacaagaaagcccactgcaaccaggaatgcaatgggcgctaggaccaagggcagatctctctctgtctctctctctccctcacagcaggagccatagcaggtaatcagggctggtttgtggtttggcagggctctctgtgatTCTCTCTTACATGCAAactcctgcagcatctgaaaacaaagt from the Paroedura picta isolate Pp20150507F chromosome 10, Ppicta_v3.0, whole genome shotgun sequence genome contains:
- the LSM6 gene encoding U6 snRNA-associated Sm-like protein LSm6, with product MSLRKQTPSDFLKQIIGRPVVVKLNSGVDYRGVLACLDGYMNIALEQTEEYVNGQLKNKYGDAFIRGNNVLYISTQKRRM